GTTCATGGTCACCTCCGGGATCTCGTCGGCGACGATGCCCCGGTAGCGGGGCGGCATCATCTTGTGCGAGGCGGGGAGGTTGGCCCAGAGCTGGAAGCCCCACATGAGTCCCTCGTCGTCCCCCAAGGGCATTTCCTGGTGAATGATGCCGCTGCCGGCGGTCATCCACTGCAGGTCACCCGGACCGATCACTCCCTTGTTGCCCATGCTGTCACCGTGCTCGACCCTACCGTGCAGCACGTAGGTTATGGTCTCGATGCCGCGGTGCGGATGCCAGGGGAACCCTTTCAGATAGTGAGGCGGATAGTTGGAATGAAAGTCGTCCATGAGCAGGAACGGATCGAACAGGGGCACCTCGTGGTTGCCGAAGGCCCGCTTCAGGTGCACACCAGCCCCCTCGATGGTGGGCTTGCTTTTCCAGACCTTCTTGATCTTGCGCAGAGCGTCCATAACGCCTCCTTTCCCTCTCCGTAGAACCTGGTCGAGCACTCTGCCCTTGCTTATCGTGCCTTCAGCACTTTGAGCAGGGCCTCCGCGGCTGGCGCCGAGGATGCCGGATTCTGTCCCGTTACCAGCTTGCCATCGACCTCGACGAACGGTCCCCATACCGGACCGCGCTGGAACTGTGCACCCCGCTCCTTCAGCCTATCCTCGAGCAGGAAGGGAACCACGTCGGTCAGCCCCACAGCCTCCTCCTCATCATTAGTGAACCCGGTGACCCGCTTGCCCCTCACCAGGAAATCGCCGTCAGTACCCTTCACGTCGCCCAGCACAGCCGGGGCGTGGCAGACTGCCGCTATCGGCTTGTCCGCGCGGGCAAACGCTTCGATCAGCGCAATGGCATCAGACTCGACGGCGAGATCCCAAAGGGGACCATGCCCCCCCGGGAAGAAGATGGCGTCGTAATCATTGACCGAAACCTCGCGCAACCGTAGCGAATGGGCCAGATCATCCTGTGCCGCCGGGTCTGCCTTGAAACGACGGGTCGCTTCAGTCTCGTTGTCGGGCAGGTTGCTTTTCGGGTCGACCGGCGGCATCCCTCCTCTGGGCGACGCTATGGTGATCTTGGCTCCGGCATCACGGAACACGTAATAGGGGGCCGCCAGTTCTTCCAACCAGAAGCCTGTCTTCTCCCCGGTATCCCCCAGTTTGTCATGGGAGGTGACCACTAACAGTATTTTCATGACTGACTCCTTTTAAGTTACCTGTGAAGCGATGGGCACGATGCCACAATTCGCACCTGTATGTGTGTACCTCATCCAGAAGGATTATCAACCTGAGGAAGCAAAACCT
The sequence above is a segment of the Geomonas agri genome. Coding sequences within it:
- a CDS encoding pirin family protein translates to MDALRKIKKVWKSKPTIEGAGVHLKRAFGNHEVPLFDPFLLMDDFHSNYPPHYLKGFPWHPHRGIETITYVLHGRVEHGDSMGNKGVIGPGDLQWMTAGSGIIHQEMPLGDDEGLMWGFQLWANLPASHKMMPPRYRGIVADEIPEVTMNGIKVKVIAGTAGGGQGPVRDVVADPEYLDVTMPEGATFTHAIKRGYTVLAYVIDGEGYFDHERNAYEHEVVGTNYFDLERRCECGAENLILFEDGDVVSVTTQGKPVRFLLISGKPIGEPVAWYGPIVMNTQEELQVAFEEYQKGTFVK
- a CDS encoding type 1 glutamine amidotransferase domain-containing protein, with the translated sequence MKILLVVTSHDKLGDTGEKTGFWLEELAAPYYVFRDAGAKITIASPRGGMPPVDPKSNLPDNETEATRRFKADPAAQDDLAHSLRLREVSVNDYDAIFFPGGHGPLWDLAVESDAIALIEAFARADKPIAAVCHAPAVLGDVKGTDGDFLVRGKRVTGFTNDEEEAVGLTDVVPFLLEDRLKERGAQFQRGPVWGPFVEVDGKLVTGQNPASSAPAAEALLKVLKAR